The stretch of DNA TCTAATTCTTTGACTTGGGTCGGTGTAGCAGTACACCATTTTTTAAGTTGTACGTAATGTATATCTATCGGTTAAACTCTGAACTCTGAGATGCTGAATTATGGAACTCTTCATCAGCCTTCTTAAATGCTGACATAGAGAGAGATTGTCAGCTGACATTGTAGAGAGCTCTAATGGCCCTTAATGACCTGTACTAAAATGTCACAGCTCCAATTTACTGTCATAGTTTGTCTAGAGCATGTGATTGGTGCCATAGTTTGTCTAGAGCATGTGATTGGTGCCATAGTTTGTCTAGAGCATGTGATTGGTGCAGAAAAGAAGCATCGCTTGAGGCTGTCTCCTACATATTCTCTACTCTTTACATTACAACACTTTTAATTGGTCATCTAGCTATGCTAATTGCTTACGGAAACCCCTCATAATATTAGTATGCAATGTTTGCCCGGCTATTCATCTTTGTCTTTTGATTGCCATATACaaagaataaattattttaagtGCTTGCAACAATCTGAATGAGATGTATAGCGGTGTATGAGATCCTTTCTGCTTGTATTGATCGCAAGCACGTTTATACCAAGTAAGTGAGTGGCTGATACTTAGTCTGCTCGGCAGCGCTCCTCTGACTCGTATCATCTTTTACCAGGCTTCCATCGTTACTTCACTCTCTCAACTGTATTGCGTTACAACGAGTCCCTCTCTTATCTAAAACATTGTAAGTGGTAATTATATTACCTGTTTATACAACtaaaaaccttttttgtttGCCGTTGAAAAATAAGAGTAAAACGtcatgaaaaatgtatttttcagaTCGCTTATCTTGTCTCGCCGTGTAACTAAGCTGTGcagtatatttttatgaaaccACATACATGGTTCATGCAGCAATGTTTACTGGGTAGACAGCAATTTTCACTGCATAGGCAGCAATGCACTCTATACAGCTACCAAGAGAGTACCATCTTTTACAATAGAAGACATGGGCTGTTCTGATATCCTGCTACTCTCTGTAAGGCTTGAGGCATTTGCTAGATGTAGATATTGTAGGTCATTCACCCTATCTCACTCATGGTCTGCTGCGTAACATGACATATTCACAAAATCAGGCTCCAGATTGCAGGATATCTTATTCATACCTATAGCTTCATTTAATTACACATTGCTAATTACATAAAGATCCCTATTTTGTTTGCACACTCTCAgaaaatattattgatttaCTAATAGAAAACCTTGATGTGGATTTGAATCTAGGCGACACATAACATGTTACATTCCTGCCTGGCTGTATATTTTGCAAGGAATGTCTCGCGTTGGTAttaattcaataaaaacattttactagGATATGAGTTCTGCATACTGGATCTTGGTGAGTATTTGACTGCATGCCCATTGCAGCAAATGTATTTATGGAGAATCTGCTTTGAAATAATAGCGTGTAATTCCAGATGGCATCAGAGAACATTTTGAAGAAATATAGAGTAGAGTCTGGTGGCTCCAATGGTTGGGTTAAACTGTCAGCTGCTCAGTTCATGGAGGTCTGGAATCACTTCGATGCTGATGGTCTGTGATATACCTTTTTCATTACAATTCACtggaaataattgtttatttCTCAGATTTTATCTTCTTCACTTTGCACAAAGTTGTAAGAATTGCAGTTGTGAATAAAGTTAGAAGTTAGGCTAGTTGTGAAGTTCCTTGATTAATACTTCTATTGTAGAACTCTTAGCCGAGAGAACACAACTACTGGTTTTACcaaacttatttttttataggAAATGGTTACATAGAAAATCAAGAGCTGGACTCATTTGTGAGCGAACTGTTCGCTTGCATGCAAAAAGGATTGGCCTTTAAGGAGGTCAAGGTTAGTGTTGATCTCGCGAATCTCTCGCTGTCATACTCACTTTATTGTTTTTCCGTACTAATTTCCTGACACATTGTTGTATTGAGCTCTTATTTTACAAAAGGGACTCAAGAAGTTGTTTGTGCAGTCATGAGTAAATCAATAGCTCCATTTGATGTCACTCTTGCCTTGTGATTACAGCCTCCTCAGAAACAAGAGCTCGTAGCAATGAGACAGCAGTTCCTGCAGGCTTTTGATGATGACAAAGATAATAGGATTGATATTAGAGAGGTACTTTCGGTTTAAATATTTCCCTTTTAGGGAGTCATGCTACCTTTCTTTATCCGCTATTTTTTCACTCTATATGCAGCCAAATTACTATTGACGTCGATGTCATCAGTAATATAAAACTCTAATTTAACCCATTCATGACAGTATACTGCGTAACACTTGCTAGACACAACCGATGAGCGTAGCTTATGAAAACTAGTGCACACAGTTTTTGCCTTAACAGGAAGATGATCTCAATTATTTGCTTTATTGATTAGGTGTTTCTTGATATTGGAGCTGCTCGTGTATAAGCCACGCTTGATAGTCCACTCTGTTTACTTACCCATTATTATGCttcattgttttaataaactagtaatatgataataatgattttcTCATCTGCCGCAGAGCGCGTtgtaaatttgcatatttatttgattgTGTTGACTCGTCAGGTTTTTTATTAACAAATGGTAAAAAGATAAACATGAGACATATACCAGGTCTTTTGTAGATGGCACAGGTTCTTCCGACAGATGAGAATTTCTTGGTCCTGTTCCAACTAGATCATCCGCTGGACTCAAGCGTTGATTTTATGAAGGTAAGACCCATCCGATTGCTGCTTCAGTGTCATCCATATAAAAAACTAATGTTTGAGGCGGAGACAATGTGTCAGTTTGAGTATAGCCTGCATTAGTTCATCTCTTAGTGTCAAGTATACATGTAAAAAGCTGAAAGCTTTAAGACAAACAAAATGGTTGTGATAAAAGTTTCAAATATTATCTACCACCTTTAACATGCCATTCATAACCATCCGCTACAGTTATTAGGCCTGAAAACCAGAATGGTTGGACGAGAATCTCTGAAAACCAGAATGGTTGGAAGAGAATTTCTGAAAACCAGAATGGTTGAAAGAGAATCTCTGAAAACCAGAATGGTTGCAAAAGAACCTCTGAAAACCATAATGGTTAAAAGAGAACCTTTGAAAACCAGAATGGGAGGAAGAGAATCTCTGAAAACCAGGATGGTTGGAAGAGAACCACTGAAAACCAGAATGGTTGGAAGAGAACCACTGAAAACCAGAATGGTTAGAATAGAACCACTGAAAACCAGAATGGTTGGAGGAGAACCAGTGAGAACTAGAATGGTTAGGAGAGAACCGCTGAAAACCAGAATGGTTAGAATAGAAACACTGAAAACCAGAATGGTTGGAAGAGAACCACTGAACACCAGAATGGTTAGAATAGAACCACTGAAAACCAGAATGGTTTGGAGGAGAACCACTGAAAACCAGAATGGTTAGGGGAGAATCACTGAAAACCAGAATGGTTAGAACAGAACCACTGAAAACCAGAATAGTCGAACCTTCTCAGACCCTACATTCTTTTAACTATTCATTTCTATTCGCATGTAATAGTCTACAACAACCTTCagaaatacatttaaaaaaactaaaataataaaggTGCTTAAAGCATCAGCTAGACAAACAAGTTTTTATCAACTCTGTTTATATCTTTTAGAGTTTGTTCATACTAATGTAGAATAATGTTAGAATCACAGCCATGTAGCTCATTGGTCGCGTGGTAGGATCACAGCCATGTAGCTCATTGGTCGCGTGTTAGGATCACAGCCATGTAGCTCATTGGTCGCATGTTAGGATCACAGCCATGTAGCTCATTGGTCGCATGGTAGGATCACAGCCATGTAGCTCATTGGTCGCATGGTAGGATCACAGCCATGTAGCTCATTGATTGCACGGTAGGATCACAGCCATGTAGCTCATTGGTCGCATGGTAGGATCACAGCCATGTAGCTCATTGGTCGCGTGTTAGGAGCACAGCCATGTAGCTCATTGGTCGCGTGTTAGGATCACAGCCATGTAGCTCATTGGTCGCGTGTTAGGATCACAGCCATGTAGCTCATTGGTCGCGTGTTAGGATCACAGCCATGTAGCTCATTGGTCGCATGGTAGGATCACAGCCATGTAGCTCATTGGTCGCATGGTAGGATCACAGCCATGTAGCTCATTGGTCGTGTGGTAGGATCACAGCCATGTAGCTCATTGGTCGCGTGTTAGGATCACAGCCATGTAGCTCATTGGTCGCGTGTTAGGATCACAGCCATGTAGCTCATTGGTCGCATGGTAGGATCACAGCCATGTAGCTCATTGGTCGCATGGTAGGATCACAGCCATGTAGCTCATTGGTCGCATGGTAGGATCACAGCCATGTAGCTCATTGGTCGCGGAGTCATTCTATATGTTATTGAGACAAACAGAAAGAAAACAAGGAAATACTAAATATAGCGTCGGCTTCATACACACCAGAGACattataaaagtttgtaaaaccGAAGTATTCATACTATCTTCCTGTTTTGATTTGTTGAGTGGATTGCAGGAAAAAGATAATGCTTTGCAGAAGGTCACTTTCTTGACAGTGGCTATATCTTGTCTTTAAATAGTGTAAACCTCTGGCTTCTCTCGTATAATAGGGCCTAAATTCTACAACAAAACTTTTGGGTTATGACTGCTCTTTCTTTCTTGTCCTGCCCTAACAGAGCCAAAATAATTTCAACAATAAACCCATTGAGGAAAAGAAATTTACTCATGGCAGATAGGCAAAGTATGTGTGTTATAGCATAGACATAGGTAGCATAGACATAgtacgatggaaatattttatattgtgcAGATATTTAAACTCTATACTTCTCATCAATAggcctttttatttttattcgcATAACAGATCCTATTAATAGCTTTATATCGGAGTAGTCTTACCTTTTTTATCTTACAAGATTTACCGACTGAAGCGTATGAGTGAAACTTCTAAAGTGAGAAGTAACAAAAGCTGAGTAttctttaaaactatttttaggttttcatatttttaataaaattgtctcattcatatttaaaaagattttattcTAGTTATACATACTTTAGGCTTTTTACTGATTCGAATAGTCCCATAAGCACCCATactcccctctctctcttctttttCCTCCCACCCTCTGCCACTCTTTGCTGATTTTAACCACAGCCATAAATGAGCTTTCTTGGCATACAACTATAAGTAACCTCTCCTCCATAGATACACAGAGCGCCTGACTGTCCCCTACTTATTTAAACAGTGAAAGTCGTAGATACTTGGATTCAATAATAAGACAGCAGCTATGAGAGTCATTCTATACGTATTAGATTCTATAATATTGAATTGCAAAAGGTGAAAGCCATAGATGCTAGAATTCAATAAAAAGGCAGCTGCTACGACTAGTCCATGTCAGCATTTATACCATCTGTGTTATGAGCGGCAGCGTGTCTGGTAATCTATTGCAAGCTGTGACTTTCTATGTGAACTTCATTAAGTACATTAAAAACAAGCGGAACATCAGCTGTCAACAAGCTTTGCAAATTGTGTAACTTAACTAGTTTGTGCCATAATcatagaatgttctagaaaaaCATAACTCTGTTTTTTACATTCTTTTCTTTAATTCTACGCTTCTCACATTCAGTTCTGAGATTTAGGCAAAAGCCTTTCCTTCCACataatttgtaataaagtatGATCTCTATATGTGAGTCAACATAGCTTGTGCATCATACATTTGGTTGTCAATGCATACTGCTATCAGGTATTAGTATTAAACTTGCGTGGTACAGAGGCACTTTGTAAAGGGAGCTTTTTGAAGGGTGTCAAAGCGTGTAGTATTCGCTTCAGAATGCAATGAAATTGCGAACAACAATGCCTGATAGTTTAATGATATTGGAAAGACGGGCAGGTCAACAATATGCTATGTTCTTCAGGTCTGGAAAAAGTTTGACACAGACTGCAGTGGTTTTATAGAGGCAAACGAGCTGAAGAACTTCATTAAAGAACTGCTAAAGATCTCTGATCACATAAGCATCGTCTCAGAAGATGATGTGATTGTTTACGCTGACACAATGGTTGGTTTTTACAATCTTCTATATTATGTTACTAGCTTAATCTGCTCAACTTGTTCTAACAATCTCCGCACGGGACTGAGAGATCATGTCTTTGACACAGTTAAAATCATATTCATCTTGTGTAATGCCAGACAGCATCAAATTGCAGATTTGAGATAGGTTCGTCTATTTAAACCAAAGTTGTTGTCAGATATAGGTCAAGATTAATCCCATTTTTGATTGGTTCCTCACACATATAACTGATGGCTAGATTGCGGCACTGGTATTCACATATTCATTAGACATTTCACACCAGCGCTGTCACAAACtgtttttaataatgattttattgtgcaaaatataaaattatatatgctATAAAAACACAATGTTGTCTGTTTGTAATTGAGTAAAAATTTGAAATCTTAATTAAAAAGTTTGCTAACTGCTTTAGCCTTAGACATTTTGAGGCTATGCATTATAAGTTTCTGAAGGAACTGAGGCTAGGCttgctaaataaatttttatgttttgccTACATTGTTTACAAAAGAATTTAGTGCAACTTACCACTGTTGTACATAACAGCTTATAGCCTACCTTATATGTACCACAGAGCTTTCATTTTAACTAACAAAGTTTTACCTGCTATTAATATAAGCACATTTCTATGAATTGTTGCAGCTGAACCTGTTTGATAGGAATGGAGATGGAAAACTTCAACTGAGTGAAATGGCGAGACTTATTCCCGTGAGAGAGAACTTCCTGCTGAGACCTGCATTCAAGGTAACTTTTGAcagtaaataaatatttctcGCCGCGAGCACTCTGCGCTGCCTCTTCAATTATTACTGACTTATTTCTGGCTGTACAATCTGGTGTACTTATCTGTGTGTACGTTGGCAGCATCTAAGGTAGTATAAGAATGATGATGCTAagactattaatatattcagGCACTATTGATTTTAATTTGCATAATTCAATATTTTGTCAGTTCACTTTTGAATAATTTCAAACCTTAaatttatgtatacataatTAGCAAACTGCAGGACCTTTTCAGTATCGTCAGTTGACtctgttaataaatatttaagaagcaaatcaatttttttgtaaatgattTTTATGAAAGTGGATTTATTTCTCCGTAACACTATTTGCTGAGTTGTATGGATTAGTGAAAGCATATTATGAATATCGTAAATGTGTTGTTCATGATATTGTGACACGATTGTCGCAGTTTTGGTAGGTTAAGCGTTGTTCGTGTCAACCATATTACTTTTGGGAAGCATTTTGCGAGGTAGATAATCTATAGGCACAATGGCGTTTTTAATGAAAGCTATTTATACTGTTCACTGCAGGAATATGGTTATTTTGGCCACCGCAGAGAGAAATTCTTTTTGATTGACAATTCACAGATTCGTCACATAGAAAACCCAAGTCTAACTCCATTATTAGTTTTTTTCTCTAGTCGTAGACATCATGAACGGTGAATCTCACCGCCCTGTAAGTAAAGAAGTAATTTGTATTGTAGAAAGGTACTACCATTACCGAAGAGGATATCACTACCGTATTTGAGAACTATGATAAGGTAGGCGCTCACCTTTCATTCTCGTAACTATTCCCAAAGCTAGTTTACTGGCAGCGTCAGCAGAGCTTaatagtaaaaagattttgtttgaaaaaaacagCATGTCATTTcgtaaaaagctaaatataactGAAAAATTGAAATATAGGTCTATGCTTGGTGTTATCTTACTATTTGATATAATTATAATGCCATCTCTAGTGGTGCAGACAAACTATCCTTGCTCATTTGAGAtgttgaaaaatattgaaatactTATACTAAGAAATAAAAGGCTTGCTTATATAAGTAGGTCTACCGTCTACACTATTAATGTTCCTAGTAATTTGACGTAATTTTGTCTTTATTTACAAGCTAATGCTGATGAAAACAAATCAGATCATGTggaaaaatgaaacaataaccaaaaaacTGGATAATACTTGAAAAAGAAATTAATGTTGCAATAGAAATATTCTCAGAGAAGCTCTATATTTTTATCAGGATggttttttatttgctttttctgTATTTTACGAGCCaatcagataatataaaatattacctaatttatataatatataaatttattatattttgtataataaatatataaaatattttaatatgtggcaaaaatataaaataacttttactgtaacaagagccatgtctgtccatTGAAGCCAGAGTTCAAGGTCGTGAAAAAATTGCATTATACAGGATTTGAGCTCTTAACATTTAGCTTCACACCCCAGAATGCTATCATATGCTCCAATCAACCTCTCATAGGCATTCCAGAATAGttatacatatagttattacacctgatgatttctcacggtacactagactgccagggtagcAGTAATATTAACCTGGAAATTCAGTagtatttaaaaagaaatttttatgATATAAATATGTTCTAGATATAGGATGAGTAAAATGTTTAGCACACCACCCACTTCGTAGCTATACCCCACCAACATAAACTACTCAACACATCAGACCAGCAATTTGTATGGCCTGTATCTAGAACATTCTAATATCATATAATCTAGCCACTGCACATGCGCTATTAAGTTTTCCAACCTGAAATTATTGGTCACCAAACAAGTCAAAGGTTTGCTCCTTTGACTTCAGCAGTATTTGCTGGCAGGGGTTCGCCTTCCCTCTGGGAGTCCACCTTCACGACCCCTTGCATGTATCACATAGAAATACCCTTAGGCAATACATCATCTGTTGCTCGATACACTGTGCTAAGGGCAAAGTCCATCATAATGTCATGACATTAAATGTATTGCTTTGTTTCTGCTAGCAGCAAGCAAGATTGTAAAATATACTCCCATGTCACTGACAGACCAGGGGCTGCCAGCCTTAGTGTTCCTCCTGGTGTTGTACAATGTAAAATATATCGATCCAAATTCTGCTGAGTCAAACATCAATAAACGTTATATATCTAAAACAAAAGTGCTATTCATAAGTGTGGGCGTCTGCATTGTATGGGTTGAGTGCAACAGAAAATGTCACATTTCAATGGGTTGGTAGCATAACAGCATCCGCTATCACCCTAGTTTTATCTTTTTGATGTCGTCACAAAAGATTTTAGAGTAAAACTGTTGTTTCCGCTTTGCTTGtctaataatttttaaaagtggCTGCCCGATTAGGTGAAACACTGACATTAAAGGAAATAATGTGCGTTGTTATGTTTGCTCAGATCAGAGCTCGCTTCACCTATGCTCTCACAGACAGATCAATCGTTAGTATCTATATGATGTGAACATTTAGTAGTTTATATAGCCAAGATACTTTCGGCAATCGTACAACAAGGTCTTTGATTTTTCAGAGTTTTAGATTAAGGAGATGATAAGCTAAAAAGTGCGGAGCATATTCATATTGATGTCAACCAAAACCAGGAGGTTTATATCAATGCAAGGCTCATTAATTTaatgattataatataaatagagtGTGAATTTAATTAatgctttattttaataagtATACCTAAACAAAAACCTAATTAActcacttcatagctacaccTCACAAACACAACCTACTGAGCACACCGGATGTAAACATATTGCCAGTCCTATAAATAGAACATCCTTATATTATAAGaattcttttttaaatactttagaattttaatgttatttttttcCCATAGCCCGATGTGCTTTTGTCAACATTAACAGATGAAATAAAGTTAAAATCAGATTGAAAGTCTTGGATTGGAACAGTGATTAGTCTATGCCATTGCCTGCATAGACTGATGCAATCTGATAAAgtatttaccgtaaaacctccaattgaccaccaccactattataatagaggaaaaattgaaaaatagagcgccatggcattcaattagaggctttACGGTAGTTTAAAGAGAGATTATTAACTAAACTATCAAACCTCATTTTTATGCAGATTAAACATCTTCCATGAAAAGTATAAGGGCACATTTGCAGCTTCAAATATCGCTGGTCTCCAGGTATACTCATCAACTAAATCATCCTGGCCGAAGCCAACTTCAGTGTCTGCGCTGCATGTACAGTCAGCTGATAATTAGTTCTCCACTCGGAGTTTTCAGACCTTCTAAGCATCTCTTGAGAGCAATAGGCATGACGGATGATTCAAACACCTGGATTGAATTTGAATCTTGGTCAcctaattattattacacatcATTAGTACACAAAACATCCTTATATAACACATTTTGCTAATATTGTCTATTTATAGTCATAATTCTGAAGTTTGCATTTTGATAGCTGTGGTAAGCATTGCGTCTGCGACTAAATGCATTTCTTCTTAAGCTCGAGAATTTGaatgtaatttttaatatgcattTTTGCAAGTCTAATTTTAATGTAAACGCAAGCTTTTAAGTAACTGCTTGGTTTTGTAGAACCGTAATGGAACCATAGAGAATGAAGAGCTCCATGGCTTTGTTAAAGACCTACTTGAACTTGCCTATGAGGTGAGACAGTGCTTCAACATGCCAAGACATATATCGAACTTTGTCCATTATAAGAGTAAAACACAGAGGGTAGCTCTTCCAAAACACCCAAAAActaaagttgttttctcttatTTTATGCTTCACGTTTCAGACTTCCGGCGCTGCTGCGTGTTTAGTGTATCAGCCAGCATAATTACCATTGCTCATTCATATAGCCAATCAGAGGAAtgctttaaatatttattgGAAATTTCTTTGTCTAttataactaaaaaaaattttgcatttCGGTCACTTGaagattatttattttttggtaAGTATTGGCTCTGTgccaaaatatatattaaattaaatgcTATTGAGTTTAACCtctcattaaaataaaatattttaataacaataataacaattattgctgAAATCAACTTATTACTCTATGTATTATATTCTTTTTCTTATTCTTAGGATTAACATATCTATTAAAATAActcaattatatttataatgctGGCCACTTGAAGGTGATTATGAAAATCATACACTATCTCATGGTGTTTGAATAGTTTATTGATAGTGGCATAATATGACTAAATTCCATTATTTTTCTTAGATTTCATGAGATTTGACCTCTAGACCAGTATTTGAAGATACAACCACAGAGTATAGTACTATTCGTGTGATATTAATTAAGGTGTAATGGTAATGTAACTGTCATTTGAATTCACTTCATTTGTTAATTTCTCATTTTTTTTGCTTAGCCAGTTTGTAGTGCCATCAGTTGAACTTCTTTGTGTATATCGTTCTACGCAGATTCTGAGTTTGAATATTGCAGGAATACGATTCGCTAGACCTGAGTATGCTAGAAACATCTCTTATGAAGGTCATTGACATCAACAAGGATGGCAAGATAAGTAAGCAAGAGCTCTGCCTAGTCCTTAAACAGTTGGACAGCGTCTCCAAGAAATGATAAGACACCCGTTGTTGCCCGGCCATGACAGAGCAGActtttaaaatattacctttttaCGTATTCTGTCACtttgttaaaattattgatatacatatcCTAGTCACTAGTTCCCTCATTGTCTACGAGTGTTATAGACGTTTTAACAGGTGAGAGGCTAAAGCGACGTATCGTACTATTTTACAATATCCATTTTCTATACTGTGCAGGAAATGCTTTCATTTCCTTCTAGTGTAAAAATGAATGActctacatgtagttgtacCTGTTTATGTAGTTCAGGATTTCCCAAACTTGTCAGCTGCTAATTCACGACTCAAATGTCTTTATTTAAGTGATAAAACTCGCAAGAGtaacaaatttgttttttgtttggaGCTTCCGTGTATTTCAAATTTGCTCTAATAAAAGTCAAGGTTGTTGAAGCAAGAGGaaacatattttatgctttAGCCAAGGTCATTAATGCAAAGTTAACATTAAATTAAATCATTTCAAAgcaattacaacaattttgtaataaatGAAGTTCTCTTTGCTGCGCTTCTGCAATTGATATAGAGCACACTTTGTTCCTCTAGCTGGTCCAAGTTTGGGAAAGACTGCTTCTTAATTATTTCTGTCTCAGAGATGACAGATTTTTACAGTAACTTGTAGTAGTTGGTAATTCATAGATCATTTTATAGATGACAGGTATGTGAGACATGCAAATACTCTAGGAAGAGCTGacattttataaatacatggacATGTATATTGTGCAGACGTACCAACCAGTTTTAGATGTGCATTTTGTTAAAATGGAATCTTCATAGATGTGTAGTAAATAGTTGAACAGATGAAGATGTATTCACATATGTGCTGCTTAAATATGCACTCGCTTTGAGGTAAAGTTGGTTTTGCACTTATATTTAGGAATTACGAAGTCAACTTAAACAATAAGACAACTCCATTAGTTAAACCGGGTTTCATCTATTTCACGCTGGTACTGCCTATGGCAACCAAGTGTGAGGCGTGAGTTGCTTCCCCTTGTTTTAATGTTGTAGCTACAATTGCTTAAAACAAAGTTGTACAGTGATTTCAACACAGCTAGATATATGGTCTGGTAGAATATAAACACGTTTATGCATGGCCATGGGGAGGTTTCAATATATCAAAATATCTTTGTAGTTTAGGCCTTATTTTAGAAATAGCCTAAGATTTTGCTAAATTGAACAAATAGAGTACACAGCTTCccattcaaaataaaaatgatttagttGTTGTAGAAATAGGTGAATATTGATCACTTATTATAACACTGCCACAGAGAGTAGATAGCATTATGAAACACATTTAAGGTTACGTCTTTTTGCatgaaaatattatattaatgccataatatttgtgtatattcTGCAACGTGCTCAGAATAACAACAATCTGTTTCAAGCTGatatataatatgaaaataatgcaaataatgcactatacatttaat from Watersipora subatra chromosome 2, tzWatSuba1.1, whole genome shotgun sequence encodes:
- the LOC137387557 gene encoding calbindin-32-like, whose protein sequence is MASENILKKYRVESGGSNGWVKLSAAQFMEVWNHFDADGNGYIENQELDSFVSELFACMQKGLAFKEVKPPQKQELVAMRQQFLQAFDDDKDNRIDIREMAQVLPTDENFLVLFQLDHPLDSSVDFMKVWKKFDTDCSGFIEANELKNFIKELLKISDHISIVSEDDVIVYADTMLNLFDRNGDGKLQLSEMARLIPVRENFLLRPAFKKGTTITEEDITTVFENYDKNRNGTIENEELHGFVKDLLELAYEEYDSLDLSMLETSLMKVIDINKDGKISKQELCLVLKQLDSVSKK